In one window of Leptidea sinapis chromosome 9, ilLepSina1.1, whole genome shotgun sequence DNA:
- the LOC126966095 gene encoding papilin-like: MMIGSNAKEDKCRQCRGNGTHCHTSTGIIDSNDLRKGYNDVLLIPEGATSIVIYEVRESNNYLAIRSKIKDKYYLNGGYRIDFPRSIVIAGTLWHYERSPQGFAAPDKLTTLGPTTEPLYLSLLLVDDNVGVQYEYSLPTALAPRPHQQYNWVHGEFTPCSASCGGGFQTRNVSCRSRDELDEVKDNLCDEGLKPPTNQSCNTEVCPAHWVEGPWSNCSKPCGEDGTRSRQVRCEQVISNGHSSIVDDKECIELHGRKPARFEECNKNATCPTWFKGPWKACDKLCGEGKQTRQVVCHRRVNGRVEVFGDEECPEEKPPAEQPCILHLCVAVDWVLSNWTGCDTCSSKNRTRVAQCVTENRQVVDPSMCSYHQMPVLEEPCDKDKLPDCEVQWYATQWSKCTKVCGGGEQKRAIMCLRGNKESKDCAEDSIPENWRSCNEQPCDEDQMLPLNTKSTPIMDDDYILGECIEYEKDYEEEGAEVIDDTLPSNELDVMFSDSPVLEGSGGWTAFTEIESEFTTEEGSGADISVTEVTVTLSEFTTDTNTDESTDITIASTTLTNTNKPSEHTTETETNTDETTESTEESTTVTNTNNNAESTIYSSTTDIATKSTIDSTTGTNIVQYSESTTGTNTDNVTEINLDSTTETITDESTESSVEPTTGTNIEITIVSTTETNTDEFSDSTVETTTDTATDTTLESTTTTNNDNGTESTIDSTTETNTDETTESTVETTTDNTTEISIESTTGTNNDNETESTIDSTTATNTGESFEITIESTTGTNTDESYESTIESTTGTNGENASESTFESTKGTNTDNGTESTIESTTETSTDSTIDSTIKFTTGANTDDETESSLDSTTGTNTDKSSQSTVESTTDSSTETTIESTTGMNTDESTSGTTDVGLQTGSTEIGTEIVSTTDAGFSSTESSTITEAETTQTGTSEYAETSSTESNEPTSLTQESTTEAQLDWKSTVEVYTQRQKCKIRRKIAKCTDIRIYPYGCCPDKRTPAKGPFDLGCKNITTCADTKYGCCPDGVSPALDDKGAGCPVTPCNETLYGCCKSDNITAATGNDDEGWPVIPACKTTE, from the exons ATGATGATTGGATCAAACGCTAAAGAAGACAAATGCAGGCAATGCAGAGGTAACGGCACCCATTGTCACACCAGCACAGGAATCATCGACTCAAATGATCTCAGGAaag GATATAACGACGTGCTTCTAATACCTGAAGGTGCCACAAGCATTGTGATTTATGAAGTAAGGGAGTCAAACAACTACCTCG CTATCAGAAGCAAGATCAAggacaaatattatttaaacggcGGATACCGCATCGACTTTCCGAGGAGTATTGTGATAGCTGGTACCCTGTGGCACTACGAGCGTTCGCCCCAAGGGTTTGCTGCGCCAGATAAGCTGACTACTCTCGGTCCCACCACAGAACCCTTGTATTTATCA ctgCTCCTCGTTGATGACAATGTGGGTGTTCAGTATGAGTACAGCTTGCCGACCGCCTTGGCTCCCCGTCCGCATCAGCAATACAACTGGGTTCATGGTGAATTCACACCCTGCAGTGCTTCGTGTGGTGGAG GTTTTCAAACACGCAATGTGAGCTGTCGGTCGCGTGATGAACTAGATGAAGTAAAAGATAACCTGTGTGATGAAGGTCTTAAGCCACCTACCAACCAGAGTTGCAACACGGAGGTGTGCCCAGCGCACTGGGTGGAGGGACCTTGGAGTAACTGCTCGAAGCCTTGTGGAGAAGATGGAACCAGATCGCGGCAGGTTCGCTGTGAGCAGGTCATCAGTAATGG ACATTCGTCAATAGTCGATGATAAGGAATGCATCGAGCTCCACGGACGAAAACCGGCTCGATTCGAGGAATGTAACAAGAACGCAACCTGTCCAACTTGGTTCAAGGGACCATGGAAAGCT TGTGACAAGCTTTGTGGTGAGGGTAAGCAAACCCGGCAAGTGGTCTGTCATCGGCGAGTCAACGGTCGAGTGGAGGTGTTTGGAGACGAGGAGTGTCCTGAAGAGAAGCCACCTGCAGAACAGCCCTGTATCCTGCATCTTTGTGTTGCAGTGGATTGGGTGCTCAGTAATTGGACGggg TGTGATACATGTTCATCTAAAAACAGAACTAGGGTAGCCCAATGCGTGACTGAAAACCGCCAAGTGGTTGATCCAAGCATGTGCAGTTATCATCAAATGCCAGTTTTGGAAGAGCCGTGCGATAAAGACAAATTACCTGATTGCGAAGTACAATGGTACGCGACCCAGTGGAGCAAA TGTACAAAGGTATGCGGCGGCGGTGAACAGAAACGAGCAATTATGTGTCTTCGCGGTAACAAGGAGTCTAAAGACTGTGCTGAAGATTCCATTCCTGAGAACTGGCGATCATGTAATGAACAGCCCTGTGATGAAG ACCAAATGCTACCATTGAATACTAAGTCTACACCCATTATGGATGATGATTACATTCTCGGGGAATGTATTGAGTACGAAAAGGACTACGAAGAAGAAGGAGCCGAAGTTATTGATGACACTCTTCCCAGTAATGAG cTCGACGTCATGTTTAGTGATAGCCCAG TTCTAGAAGGCTCTGGTGGCTGGACCGCTTTCACTGAAATTGAATCAGAATTTACTACTGAAGAAGGCTCTGGTGCag ATATAAGTGTAACGGAGGTAACGGTAACTCTTAGCGAATTCACAACAGATACTAACACAGATGAATCTACTGATATCACTATAGCATCGACAACTTTAACAAATACCAATAAACCTTCTGAACACACTACAGAAACCGAAACAAACACCGACGAAACTACGGAAAGTACTGAAGAATCCACAACtgtaacaaacacaaacaatAATGCTGAAAGCACTATTTATTCATCAACTACTGACATTGCAACTAAGAGTACGATTGATTCCACCACTGGaacaaatattgtacaatatagtGAAAGTACGACCGGAACAAATACAGATAATGTAACAGAAATTAATTTAGATTCAACAACTGAAACAATTACTGATGAATCTACTGAAAGTAGTGTAGAACCCACAACTggaacaaatattgaaattactatAGTTTCAACAACTGAAACAAATACTGATGAATTTTCTGATAGTACTGTAGAAACAACTACAGATACTGCTACTGATACTACTTTAGAATCTACGACTACAACAAATAATGACAATGGAACTGAGAGTACTATAGATTCAACAACTGAAACTAATACTGATGAAACAACTGAAAGTACTGTAGAAACAACAACTGATAATACTACTGAAATAAGTATAGAATCTACCACCGGAACTAACAATGACAATGAAACTGAAAGTACTATAGATTCGACTACAGCAACAAATACTGGCGAATCTTTCGAAATTACCATAGAATCTACAACTGGTACAAATACTGACGAATCTTATGAAAGTACTATAGAATCTACAACAGGAACAAATGGAGAAAATGCTTCTGAAAGTACTTTCGAATCGACGAAAGGAACAAATACTGACAATGGAACTGAAAGTACAATAGAATCCACTACTGAAACGAGTACAGATAGTACTATTGATAGTACTATTAAATTCACAACTGGAGCAAATACCGACGATGAAACTGAAAGCAGTTTAGACAGCACAACTGGAACAAATACTGACAAATCATCTCAAAGTACTGTAGAATCTACAACAGACAGCTCTACTGAAACAACTATAGAATCTACAACGGGAATGAATACGGATGAATCTACAAGTGGCACAACTGATGTAGGTCTTCAGACTGGTAGCACAGAAATAG GAACAGAAATAGTCTCGACAACAGATGCTGGGTTCAGTTCGACTGAAAGCTCTACTATAACAGAAGCTGAAACAACACAGACTGGAACCAGTGAATATGCTGAAACATCTTCCACCGAATCTAACGAACCAACATCATTAACGCAAGAAAGTACTACTGAag ctCAATTGGACTGGAAATCAACTGTGGAAGTATACACTCAACGGCAGAAATGTAAGATTAGGCGTAAGATCGCTAAATGCACGGATATTCGGATATATCCGTACGGATGCTGTCCTGACAAACGAACACCTGCGAAGGGGCCTTTCGATCTAG GTTGTAAGAACATTACGACGTGCGCTGACACAAAGTACGGTTGCTGTCCCGACGGTGTATCACCAGCTCTGGATGATAAAGGAGCGGGCTGTCCTGTCACACCCTGTAACGAGACGCTCTACGGCTGCTGCAAGTCTGACAACATTACTGCTGCTACTGGAAATGATGATGAAGGATGGCCCGTAATACCAGCCTGCAAGACTACAGAGTAA